The Halobellus sp. MBLA0158 genome has a window encoding:
- the cruF gene encoding bisanhydrobacterioruberin hydratase: protein MPDPPESRESVDSSRLGSLRAGLPRFRAEWERRLERLVRENRFTISVFFPLNGIVLLLASAEGVLPEPLAFNGLLILLGTAVMRSPLVVGVLPITDRRAAAGVGALTLYAYGIEYLGVHTGIPYGDFFYGVDLGPIVAGVPLGLPIFFIPLVMNSYLLCLLLLGERAARTGVRLAAVIAAVLAMDVVLDPGAVALGFWVYPSGGAFYGVPLSNYAGWVLSATVATLALDWGYDRRALLNRLADCEFLLDDLVSFVILWGGINAWFGNWIPVAGAVLFGLGLLRTDRFDMPLSGGLATLRR from the coding sequence ATGCCTGACCCGCCGGAGTCGCGGGAGTCGGTCGACTCTTCGCGCCTGGGCTCGCTCCGCGCCGGTCTCCCTCGCTTCCGTGCGGAGTGGGAGCGCCGGCTGGAACGCCTCGTCCGCGAGAACCGCTTTACCATCTCGGTGTTCTTCCCCCTCAACGGGATCGTGCTCCTCTTGGCCAGCGCCGAGGGCGTCCTGCCCGAGCCGCTGGCGTTCAACGGCCTGCTGATCCTCCTGGGGACGGCGGTGATGCGCTCGCCGCTCGTCGTCGGCGTCCTCCCGATCACCGACCGGCGAGCGGCGGCCGGCGTCGGCGCCTTGACGCTCTACGCGTACGGGATCGAGTACCTGGGCGTTCACACCGGGATTCCCTACGGGGACTTCTTCTACGGGGTCGACCTCGGGCCGATCGTCGCGGGCGTCCCGCTGGGGCTTCCGATCTTCTTCATCCCCTTGGTGATGAACTCCTATCTCCTCTGTCTGCTCCTGCTCGGCGAGCGCGCCGCGCGGACCGGGGTCAGATTGGCCGCGGTCATCGCCGCGGTGCTGGCGATGGACGTCGTCCTCGACCCCGGGGCGGTCGCGCTCGGCTTCTGGGTCTACCCGAGCGGCGGCGCGTTCTACGGCGTGCCGCTCTCGAACTACGCCGGCTGGGTCCTCTCGGCGACGGTCGCGACCCTCGCGCTCGACTGGGGCTACGACCGGCGCGCGCTCTTGAATCGGCTGGCGGACTGTGAGTTCCTGCTGGACGACCTGGTCTCCTTTGTCATCCTCTGGGGCGGGATCAACGCGTGGTTCGGCAACTGGATTCCGGTCGCGGGGGCCGTGCTGTTCGGGCTCGGTCTCCTCCGGACGGACCGGTTCGATATGCCGCTGTCGG
- a CDS encoding prenyltransferase, with the protein MSGGTFGRVRYLLTLSRPRFWLYLAGPVVVGVAFGVDSTGGLFTPLTVGLFAYFLLPANVFLYGVNDVFDADVDTENPKKSDREARWRGDTVVAAVVVASTLLGAATFAATPTLAWPYLAGFFLLGFQYSAPPLRFKTTPFLDSLSNGLYVLPGAAAYAAVAGSHPPLAAVAAAWLWTMGMHTFSAIPDIEPDREAGIRTTATFLGERRTLAYCLACWLAAAAVFGLVDGRIGLLLAAYPVLVFAIYLSDVDVDRAYWWYPVVNTAVGTLLTLGALWRLVNA; encoded by the coding sequence ATGTCCGGGGGAACCTTCGGGCGAGTGCGCTACCTGCTGACGCTGTCGCGGCCGCGCTTTTGGCTCTACCTCGCGGGCCCGGTCGTCGTCGGCGTCGCGTTCGGCGTCGACTCGACGGGCGGGCTGTTCACGCCGCTCACCGTGGGGCTGTTCGCGTACTTTCTCCTGCCGGCGAACGTCTTCCTCTACGGCGTCAACGACGTCTTCGACGCCGACGTCGACACCGAGAACCCCAAGAAGTCGGATCGAGAGGCGCGCTGGCGGGGCGATACGGTCGTCGCCGCGGTCGTCGTCGCCTCGACGCTCCTGGGCGCGGCCACGTTCGCCGCTACGCCCACGCTCGCGTGGCCGTACCTCGCGGGCTTCTTCCTGCTCGGCTTCCAGTACTCGGCGCCGCCGCTGCGCTTCAAGACGACGCCCTTCCTCGACTCGCTGTCGAACGGGCTCTACGTCCTGCCGGGCGCGGCCGCCTACGCCGCCGTCGCGGGCTCGCATCCGCCGCTGGCGGCGGTCGCCGCCGCGTGGCTCTGGACGATGGGGATGCACACCTTCTCGGCGATCCCCGACATCGAACCCGACCGCGAGGCCGGGATCAGGACGACGGCGACGTTCCTCGGCGAGCGCCGGACGCTCGCGTACTGCCTCGCGTGCTGGCTCGCCGCGGCGGCCGTCTTCGGACTGGTCGACGGTCGCATCGGCCTCCTCCTCGCGGCGTACCCGGTGTTGGTGTTCGCGATCTATCTCTCGGATGTCGACGTCGACCGGGCGTACTGGTGGTATCCCGTCGTCAACACCGCCGTCGGGACGCTTCTCACTCTCGGCGCGCTCTGGAGGCTCGTCAATGCCTGA
- a CDS encoding phytoene desaturase family protein, giving the protein MDTPPDLDALAGADVVVIGGGFGGLSTACYLADAGAEVTLLEKNGQLGGRASRLEVEGFRFDMGPSWYLMPDVFERFFSHFGREPSDYYDLTRLDPHYRIFFKDGDRVDMVPDLERNRQVFESYEPGAGERFDEYLEKSKTNYEVGMEHFVYEDRSSLSDFIDWDVAKQARGLSLVGSMQDHVEEYFEHPKLQQIMQYTLVFLGGAPNNTPALYNLMSHVDFNMGVYYPENGLGGVVDGIAEMGRELGVDYRLDSPVAEIKGREGAFAVRTESGAEWFPDYVVSDADYRHTEMELLDEGKRQYDEDYWESRTYAPSAFLLYLGVEGDVDPLEHHTLVLPTDWDAHFEQIFDDPAWPDDPAYYLCVPSETDDDVAPEGHSNLFALVPIAAGLEDTPEMRQEYRDLVLDDIAEHTGVDLRDRIVVEESFCVSDFAERYNATKGTALGLAHTLRQTALFRPPHRSEAVEGLYFTGAFTTPGIGVPMCLISGELTAEAMAERAG; this is encoded by the coding sequence ATGGACACTCCCCCGGACCTCGACGCGCTCGCCGGCGCCGACGTCGTCGTGATCGGCGGCGGCTTCGGCGGCCTCTCGACGGCGTGCTACCTCGCGGACGCGGGCGCGGAGGTCACCCTCCTGGAGAAGAACGGCCAGCTGGGCGGCCGCGCCAGCCGGCTGGAGGTCGAGGGCTTCCGGTTCGATATGGGCCCCTCGTGGTACCTGATGCCCGACGTCTTCGAGCGGTTCTTCTCGCACTTCGGCCGCGAGCCGTCGGACTACTACGACCTCACCCGCCTGGATCCGCACTACCGGATCTTCTTCAAGGACGGCGACCGCGTGGACATGGTCCCGGACCTCGAACGGAACCGACAGGTGTTCGAGTCCTACGAGCCCGGCGCGGGCGAGCGCTTCGACGAGTACCTGGAGAAGTCGAAGACGAACTACGAGGTGGGAATGGAACACTTCGTCTACGAGGACCGGAGCTCGCTTTCGGACTTCATAGACTGGGACGTCGCAAAGCAGGCCCGCGGGCTCTCGCTCGTCGGCTCGATGCAGGACCACGTCGAAGAGTACTTCGAGCATCCGAAGCTCCAGCAGATAATGCAGTACACGCTGGTGTTCCTCGGCGGCGCGCCGAACAACACCCCGGCGCTCTACAATCTGATGAGCCACGTCGACTTCAATATGGGCGTGTACTACCCCGAGAACGGCCTCGGCGGCGTCGTCGACGGCATCGCGGAGATGGGAAGGGAACTCGGCGTGGACTACCGCCTCGACAGCCCGGTCGCGGAGATCAAAGGCCGCGAGGGCGCCTTCGCCGTCCGCACCGAGTCCGGCGCGGAGTGGTTCCCCGACTACGTCGTCAGCGACGCCGACTACCGGCACACGGAGATGGAGCTCCTCGACGAGGGGAAGCGCCAGTACGACGAGGACTACTGGGAGTCGCGGACCTACGCGCCCTCGGCGTTCCTCCTCTATCTGGGCGTCGAGGGCGACGTCGACCCGCTCGAACACCACACCCTGGTCCTGCCGACCGACTGGGACGCGCACTTCGAGCAGATCTTCGACGACCCGGCGTGGCCCGACGACCCGGCGTACTACCTCTGTGTTCCCTCCGAGACCGACGACGACGTCGCGCCCGAGGGCCACTCGAACCTCTTCGCGCTCGTGCCCATCGCGGCCGGGCTGGAGGACACCCCGGAGATGCGGCAGGAGTACCGCGACCTCGTCCTCGACGACATCGCCGAGCACACCGGCGTCGACCTCCGGGACCGGATCGTCGTCGAGGAGTCCTTCTGCGTCTCCGACTTCGCCGAGCGCTACAACGCCACGAAGGGGACCGCGCTGGGGCTCGCCCACACGCTCAGACAGACCGCGCTGTTCCGGCCGCCCCACAGATCGGAGGCCGTCGAGGGCCTCTACTTCACGGGCGCGTTCACGACGCCCGGCATCGGCGTGCCGATGTGTCTCATCAGCGGCGAGCTAACGGCGGAAGCGATGGCCGAGCGGGCGGGCTGA
- a CDS encoding SDR family oxidoreductase encodes MTLTDATVVVTGASRGIGRALLGAFAGEGAAVVGCARDVDALDEAVADARATREAADAERDAPIEGVRADVRVATDVERAMDVADGIGPGDGVDVVVANAGVNHGDPGEMPIHEESYDRFDDTVQTNLRGVFAAAKEGLARMPADGRLLVPSGSVAVDAKPGMGAYAVSKAAAEAVIRQVAADADQTAAVVDPGIVETDLSGPGGRAPEDVAPMFVWAAGEADAEEIDGERVDLRTWKRATRSR; translated from the coding sequence ATGACGCTCACCGACGCGACGGTCGTCGTGACGGGCGCGAGTCGAGGAATCGGCCGGGCGCTCCTGGGAGCGTTCGCCGGCGAGGGCGCCGCAGTCGTCGGCTGTGCGCGGGACGTCGACGCGCTCGACGAGGCCGTCGCCGACGCGCGGGCGACGCGGGAAGCCGCCGACGCCGAGCGCGACGCGCCGATCGAGGGCGTCCGCGCCGACGTGCGGGTCGCCACCGACGTCGAGCGGGCGATGGACGTCGCCGACGGGATCGGCCCCGGAGACGGAGTCGACGTCGTGGTGGCGAACGCGGGCGTCAACCACGGCGATCCCGGCGAGATGCCGATCCACGAGGAGTCCTACGACCGCTTCGACGACACGGTCCAGACGAACCTCCGCGGGGTCTTCGCGGCCGCGAAGGAGGGGCTCGCGCGGATGCCGGCCGACGGGCGCTTGCTCGTGCCGTCGGGGTCCGTCGCCGTCGACGCCAAGCCGGGGATGGGCGCGTACGCGGTCTCGAAGGCGGCCGCCGAAGCCGTGATCCGGCAGGTCGCTGCCGACGCCGACCAGACCGCGGCGGTCGTCGATCCCGGGATCGTCGAGACCGATCTCAGCGGTCCCGGCGGGCGCGCGCCCGAAGACGTCGCGCCGATGTTCGTGTGGGCCGCCGGCGAGGCCGACGCCGAGGAGATCGACGGCGAACGCGTCGATCTCCGGACCTGGAAGCGGGCGACGCGATCGCGGTGA
- a CDS encoding ZIP family metal transporter: MRDRISTVGLLATLVLVGLSILAVAMSIENHGKLVGISWVAFLAMALAAPLGARTRAESGGALVWGYGLAAGAMVTSAAVFLVPQAIGQHPQWGGFGVAFGLLAGFASHTVGHRLAHMDLPIDRTVAELTAHAFSAGAIIGIIYGNMPELGALLGLAIVSHKGPAGYAAARRLANAGRNASILLLPATGVGIAGIATSMIALPASGPVRGLVFGFAAGVFLHVAMDFLPRCEIGSEIHSMLSVSGDAHAVLDRLRVHAVVSTSIGGLVVLAAWLVIA; encoded by the coding sequence ATCCGCGATCGGATCTCGACGGTCGGGCTCCTCGCGACGCTGGTGTTGGTGGGGCTTTCGATCCTCGCGGTCGCGATGAGCATCGAGAACCACGGGAAGCTGGTCGGGATCTCGTGGGTCGCGTTCCTGGCGATGGCGTTGGCGGCGCCGCTCGGAGCGCGGACGAGAGCCGAGAGCGGCGGCGCGCTGGTGTGGGGCTACGGGCTCGCCGCGGGCGCGATGGTGACGAGCGCGGCCGTCTTCCTGGTCCCGCAGGCGATCGGCCAGCACCCGCAGTGGGGCGGCTTCGGCGTCGCGTTCGGCCTGCTCGCGGGCTTTGCCTCCCACACGGTCGGGCATCGACTCGCCCATATGGACCTCCCGATCGACCGGACGGTCGCGGAACTGACCGCCCACGCCTTCTCCGCGGGCGCCATCATCGGCATCATCTACGGGAACATGCCCGAACTCGGGGCGTTGCTGGGGCTGGCGATCGTCTCCCACAAGGGACCCGCGGGCTACGCCGCCGCCCGGCGGCTCGCGAACGCCGGCCGGAACGCGTCGATCCTCCTCCTGCCCGCGACGGGCGTCGGGATCGCCGGCATCGCCACCTCGATGATCGCGCTGCCCGCGTCGGGGCCGGTCCGCGGCCTCGTCTTCGGCTTCGCGGCCGGCGTCTTCCTCCACGTCGCGATGGACTTCCTGCCCCGGTGTGAGATCGGCAGCGAGATCCACAGTATGCTGTCTGTCTCGGGCGACGCCCACGCGGTGCTGGACCGCCTCCGGGTCCACGCCGTCGTCTCGACGTCGATCGGCGGCCTCGTCGTCCTCGCGGCGTGGCTCGTCATCGCCTGA
- a CDS encoding helix-turn-helix domain-containing protein, giving the protein MKQVQFSIEYPDRLRHPLHRAVVDTDSVSRAELLMWSPTADATTLLWFDADPDAVRAVLSAIESLAERSLVRDGGGTYAFLSQAAYEFPDPVLEVVADAAVIFVPPVVFSSSGPVTFEAVGEASALSDLRESLSALGAIEIERVRPFARSSSPSRLTERQAAALDAAVSVGYYEVPRTGSIVDVAAALDCATSTAGELVRKAESAVLREYAGTE; this is encoded by the coding sequence ATGAAGCAGGTCCAGTTCTCGATCGAGTACCCGGACCGCCTCCGGCATCCCCTCCACCGGGCGGTCGTCGATACCGATTCGGTTTCGCGTGCGGAGTTGCTGATGTGGAGTCCGACCGCGGACGCGACGACGCTGCTGTGGTTCGACGCGGATCCCGACGCCGTCCGCGCGGTGCTCTCGGCGATCGAGTCGCTCGCCGAGCGCTCGCTCGTCCGCGACGGCGGGGGTACCTACGCCTTCCTCAGCCAGGCGGCCTACGAGTTCCCCGATCCCGTCTTGGAAGTCGTCGCAGACGCGGCCGTGATCTTCGTCCCGCCGGTCGTCTTTTCGTCTTCAGGGCCGGTGACCTTCGAGGCCGTCGGCGAGGCGTCGGCGCTCTCGGACCTCCGGGAGTCGCTGTCGGCGCTCGGAGCGATCGAGATCGAGCGCGTTCGCCCGTTCGCGAGGTCCTCGTCGCCCTCGCGGCTCACAGAGCGGCAGGCCGCGGCGCTCGACGCCGCGGTGTCGGTCGGCTACTACGAGGTCCCGCGGACCGGGAGCATCGTGGACGTCGCCGCCGCGCTCGACTGCGCGACGAGCACCGCGGGCGAACTGGTCCGGAAGGCCGAGTCGGCGGTGCTCCGCGAGTACGCCGGGACGGAGTGA
- a CDS encoding alpha/beta fold hydrolase, with amino-acid sequence MTITRSPTNETDGDAPLRVVRVGDRAVAYAEYGDPDGTPLLFLHGTPGSRLLGRLLDAAAREHEVRVFAPDRLGYGASDPWPDRTIEETADALVAVLDDADVASAGLVAFSGGAPYGLAAATRHPERFDRLDVVSGAVPPALSDETPPIQRLLHRMARSTPALLQALLRGQAWLSAQLDPAAVVAQYTTDGADDVPEDAAAVVKADFLEAVGGDAAAAAVEFRHAARWDPATDGPPIAVRFHHGSRDANVPIDGARRFADHFPGAAFDEYEGADHLGALLRAVPDVVGAQRDERELAASPA; translated from the coding sequence ATGACGATCACGCGCTCACCGACGAACGAGACCGACGGCGACGCACCCCTCCGAGTCGTCCGGGTCGGCGATCGAGCGGTCGCGTACGCCGAATACGGCGACCCGGACGGCACACCGCTCCTGTTCCTCCACGGGACGCCCGGCTCCCGTCTGCTGGGGCGGCTGCTCGATGCGGCCGCACGAGAGCACGAGGTCCGAGTGTTCGCACCCGACCGCCTGGGATACGGGGCGTCGGACCCGTGGCCCGACAGGACAATCGAGGAGACGGCGGACGCGCTCGTCGCGGTCCTCGACGACGCCGACGTCGCTTCTGCCGGCCTCGTCGCGTTCTCCGGCGGCGCGCCCTACGGCCTCGCGGCGGCGACTCGACACCCCGAGCGCTTCGATCGGCTCGACGTCGTCTCCGGCGCCGTGCCCCCGGCGCTATCCGACGAGACGCCGCCGATTCAGCGGCTTCTCCACCGGATGGCGCGGTCGACGCCCGCGCTTCTCCAAGCTCTTCTCCGCGGTCAGGCGTGGCTCTCCGCCCAGCTGGACCCCGCGGCCGTCGTCGCCCAGTACACCACCGACGGCGCCGACGACGTCCCCGAGGACGCGGCGGCGGTCGTCAAGGCCGACTTCCTGGAAGCCGTCGGCGGCGACGCGGCGGCCGCCGCCGTCGAGTTCCGCCACGCCGCTCGGTGGGACCCTGCGACGGACGGACCGCCGATCGCCGTCCGATTCCACCACGGGAGTCGCGACGCGAACGTGCCGATCGACGGCGCCCGTCGATTCGCCGATCACTTCCCGGGGGCGGCGTTCGACGAGTACGAGGGCGCCGACCACCTCGGCGCGCTCCTGCGCGCCGTGCCGGACGTGGTGGGCGCACAGCGGGACGAGCGGGAGCTGGCGGCGTCGCCGGCCTGA
- a CDS encoding MBL fold metallo-hydrolase, giving the protein MRLTDGVYGLELDVAFAGRELTIRPVAVETPRGLVLLDVGLPGGREDLREALAAEGLALDDVWAVAVTHQDLDHAGCLAAVVEETGAVVIAHEADAPYLEGERELIKGGDDRPDFEPVTVDLEIVGGETFATAAGPMCAVHTPGHTPGHTSYFLPEPGVLAAADALNVVDGALSGPREDATPDPETAWESVADLAELDVERTFCFHGGHIEAGREEIRELARDRGR; this is encoded by the coding sequence ATGCGACTCACGGACGGCGTGTACGGCCTGGAACTGGACGTCGCGTTCGCCGGGCGGGAGCTCACGATCAGGCCCGTCGCGGTCGAGACGCCGCGCGGACTCGTCCTCCTCGACGTCGGACTTCCCGGCGGCCGCGAGGACCTCCGCGAGGCGCTCGCGGCCGAGGGGCTCGCGCTCGACGACGTCTGGGCGGTCGCGGTGACTCACCAGGACCTCGACCACGCGGGGTGTCTGGCGGCCGTCGTCGAGGAGACCGGTGCGGTGGTGATCGCCCACGAGGCCGACGCGCCCTATCTCGAAGGCGAGCGCGAGCTCATCAAAGGCGGGGACGACCGCCCCGACTTCGAGCCAGTCACGGTCGATTTAGAGATCGTGGGCGGCGAGACGTTCGCGACCGCGGCGGGCCCGATGTGCGCGGTCCACACGCCCGGTCACACCCCGGGACACACCTCTTACTTCCTTCCCGAGCCGGGGGTGCTCGCGGCCGCCGACGCGCTCAACGTCGTCGACGGCGCGCTCTCGGGGCCGCGCGAGGACGCGACGCCCGATCCGGAGACGGCCTGGGAGAGCGTCGCCGACCTGGCCGAACTCGACGTCGAGCGGACGTTCTGCTTCCACGGGGGCCACATCGAGGCCGGCCGCGAGGAGATCCGGGAGCTGGCTCGGGACCGAGGGCGCTGA
- a CDS encoding aldehyde dehydrogenase family protein has translation MATTSAESEWSRQYIDGEWVSASSGETLAVTDPSTRETLFEVPAATEADVDAAYEAAARAQEEWADAAPGRRQEAVLEAMNNLEERFDETVQLLLSEGGSSMAKANIETENTVAQMAEAATFPSRMKGEHAGSNIPGKENVVERRPEGIVSAITPWNFPLVLTMRAVAPAIAMGNSVVLKPSSETPVTGGLLIAELFEDVGLPDGVLNVVTGTGSAIGDAVAGHPDADVVAFTGSTPVGREVASMAARNLAAPAMELGGNNAHIVTADADVEDAAEAGAFGSFIHSGQICISINRHIVHEDVYDQYVEILAGYAEGIPTGSVHDPENIVGPIINESQRDQILDYIQDTVDAGATLVTGNEAHELDGVEDSLVLEPTVLADVTNDMPTACNEHFGPVAPVIKASDVDEAVEIANATDYGLSGSVYAGDTGRGREIAKRVETGMIHVNDQPINEEPHMPFGGVGASGIGAFNAEEVIHEFTRPKWVSVQHEQRDYGF, from the coding sequence ATGGCGACAACTTCAGCCGAAAGCGAGTGGTCCCGACAGTACATCGACGGCGAGTGGGTGTCCGCGTCGTCGGGGGAGACGCTCGCGGTGACGGATCCCTCCACGCGCGAGACGCTCTTCGAGGTGCCTGCCGCGACCGAGGCGGACGTCGACGCGGCCTACGAGGCCGCGGCCCGCGCCCAGGAGGAGTGGGCCGACGCGGCGCCCGGGCGGCGACAGGAAGCGGTACTGGAGGCGATGAACAACCTCGAAGAGCGCTTCGACGAGACGGTCCAACTCCTGCTCTCGGAGGGCGGCTCCTCGATGGCGAAGGCGAACATCGAGACCGAGAACACGGTCGCCCAGATGGCGGAGGCGGCGACGTTCCCCTCGCGGATGAAGGGCGAACACGCGGGCTCGAACATCCCCGGCAAGGAGAACGTCGTCGAGCGGCGGCCCGAGGGGATCGTCTCTGCCATCACGCCGTGGAACTTCCCGCTCGTCCTCACGATGCGGGCGGTCGCACCCGCGATCGCGATGGGGAACTCGGTCGTCCTCAAGCCCTCCTCGGAGACGCCCGTCACGGGCGGCCTCCTCATCGCGGAGCTGTTCGAGGACGTCGGCCTCCCCGACGGCGTGCTCAACGTCGTCACCGGCACGGGCTCGGCGATCGGCGACGCCGTCGCCGGCCACCCCGACGCCGACGTGGTCGCGTTCACCGGCTCGACCCCCGTCGGACGGGAGGTCGCGTCGATGGCCGCCCGCAACCTCGCGGCGCCCGCGATGGAGCTCGGCGGCAACAACGCCCACATCGTCACCGCCGACGCCGACGTCGAGGACGCGGCCGAGGCCGGCGCGTTCGGGTCGTTCATCCACTCGGGACAGATCTGCATCTCGATCAACCGCCACATCGTCCACGAGGACGTCTACGACCAGTACGTCGAGATCCTCGCGGGCTACGCCGAGGGGATCCCGACCGGGAGCGTCCACGACCCCGAGAACATCGTCGGCCCGATCATCAACGAGTCACAGCGCGACCAGATCCTCGACTACATCCAGGACACCGTCGACGCGGGCGCGACGCTCGTGACCGGCAACGAGGCCCACGAACTCGACGGCGTCGAGGACTCGCTGGTCCTCGAACCGACCGTCCTCGCGGACGTCACGAACGATATGCCGACCGCGTGCAACGAGCACTTCGGACCCGTCGCACCGGTCATCAAGGCCAGCGATGTCGACGAAGCGGTCGAGATCGCCAACGCCACCGACTACGGGCTCTCCGGGAGCGTCTACGCCGGCGACACCGGCCGCGGCCGCGAGATCGCAAAACGCGTCGAGACGGGGATGATCCACGTCAACGACCAGCCGATCAACGAGGAGCCCCACATGCCGTTCGGCGGCGTCGGCGCCTCCGGCATCGGCGCGTTCAACGCCGAGGAAGTCATCCACGAGTTCACCCGCCCGAAGTGGGTGAGCGTCCAGCACGAACAGCGCGACTACGGGTTCTGA
- a CDS encoding alcohol dehydrogenase catalytic domain-containing protein, producing MSRTVTAALVDEPDTDGFTVKDVELDDPKAGEVRVEIEYAGACHTDWHAVEGALQRNYPVVAGHEGAGRVVEVGPGVTGVEPGDRVLTLWVPACGVCEMCVKGMQHLCVRGGESLYEGHLLDDTCRFHDGDEDLAQFLTLGTFAEEVVVPESEVYPIPDELPTDVASIIGCGVVTGYGSGAHRADIEPNDTVVVVGAGNVGLNAVQGATHAGAGTVIASDPVAMKREKALEFGADRAVDPEETDLESVVRDADPFGADAVILSVGVASGELVADLVPLLGPRGELIITAGSAAESIPISPQQLLDGEREMKGCLYGGASPRQTTGEVIDRYLDGDYYLDELITREYDLEEINDAYDNLLGGEDVHSVLKI from the coding sequence ATGTCACGCACTGTCACAGCCGCGTTGGTCGACGAACCGGACACGGACGGATTCACGGTGAAGGACGTCGAACTGGACGATCCCAAGGCGGGCGAGGTACGCGTCGAGATCGAGTACGCGGGCGCGTGCCACACGGACTGGCACGCCGTCGAGGGCGCCCTCCAGCGGAACTATCCCGTCGTCGCGGGTCACGAGGGCGCCGGGCGAGTCGTCGAGGTCGGCCCCGGCGTCACGGGCGTCGAACCCGGCGACCGCGTCCTCACGCTGTGGGTCCCCGCCTGCGGCGTCTGCGAGATGTGCGTCAAGGGGATGCAGCATCTCTGTGTCCGCGGCGGCGAGAGCCTCTACGAGGGCCACCTGCTCGACGACACCTGTCGGTTCCACGACGGCGACGAGGACCTCGCGCAGTTCCTCACGCTCGGGACCTTCGCCGAGGAGGTCGTCGTCCCCGAGTCGGAGGTCTACCCGATCCCGGACGAACTCCCGACCGACGTCGCCTCGATCATCGGCTGCGGCGTCGTGACGGGCTACGGGTCGGGCGCACACCGCGCGGACATCGAGCCCAACGACACCGTCGTCGTCGTCGGCGCGGGCAACGTCGGTCTGAACGCCGTCCAGGGCGCGACCCACGCCGGCGCGGGGACGGTGATCGCGAGCGACCCCGTCGCGATGAAGCGCGAGAAGGCCCTGGAGTTCGGCGCGGACCGCGCCGTCGACCCCGAGGAGACGGACCTCGAATCGGTCGTCCGCGACGCCGATCCCTTCGGCGCCGACGCGGTCATCCTCTCTGTCGGCGTCGCCAGCGGCGAGCTCGTCGCCGACCTCGTTCCCCTCCTGGGCCCGCGCGGCGAACTCATCATCACCGCGGGGTCGGCCGCCGAGAGCATCCCGATCTCGCCCCAGCAACTCCTCGACGGCGAGCGCGAGATGAAGGGCTGTCTCTACGGCGGCGCGAGCCCCCGGCAAACGACGGGCGAGGTCATCGACCGCTACCTCGACGGGGACTACTACCTCGACGAACTCATCACCCGCGAGTACGACCTCGAAGAGATCAACGACGCCTACGACAACCTCCTCGGCGGCGAGGACGTCCACAGCGTCCTGAAGATCTGA